A stretch of the Arthrobacter sp. PAMC 25486 genome encodes the following:
- a CDS encoding nuclear transport factor 2 family protein, with product MQTSEAAQRWAQTWARAWPLKDIEAIAELQAVGGDHWASMFRPFRGRAGLRSYLQECFAEETQPAETWFADPVVDGASASVEYWVVIYLKGQPVTISGCTVLAFDESGLVTVARDYSNVREGRLERPSQAFTR from the coding sequence ATGCAAACCAGCGAAGCCGCGCAGCGCTGGGCACAGACCTGGGCCCGAGCGTGGCCACTCAAGGACATTGAAGCCATTGCGGAGCTGCAGGCCGTAGGCGGGGACCATTGGGCGTCCATGTTCCGGCCCTTCCGGGGACGCGCAGGATTGCGCAGCTACCTTCAGGAGTGCTTCGCGGAGGAGACGCAACCCGCGGAAACCTGGTTCGCCGACCCTGTAGTCGACGGCGCCTCCGCCAGTGTCGAATACTGGGTGGTCATCTACCTCAAAGGCCAACCCGTCACCATTTCCGGATGTACGGTCCTGGCCTTCGACGAATCCGGACTGGTAACCGTGGCGCGCGACTATTCCAACGTCCGGGAGGGACGCCTCGAGCGGCCCAGCCAGGCATTCACCCGCTGA
- a CDS encoding GNAT family N-acetyltransferase, whose product MTAEPTTTARLSLSRPAPGDAAGMYAICSDPRVWTHFPSLRHTDPAQTAAMLDAFTAKWDQDGLGPWVVRAMGEQEIIGQGGCSIKAGVFWNLGYRFSADVHGRGYATELSQEAIRQAKAHRPELPVVAYLLEHNVASARVAEKLGLTLVHRGPDAGNPDPKAVRLVYADRPLSREELATTMA is encoded by the coding sequence ATGACTGCTGAGCCAACAACCACCGCCCGCCTGTCGCTGTCCCGTCCAGCGCCGGGCGATGCCGCCGGGATGTATGCCATCTGCAGCGACCCCCGCGTCTGGACGCATTTCCCCAGCCTGCGGCACACCGATCCCGCGCAGACGGCCGCCATGCTTGACGCGTTCACGGCCAAGTGGGACCAGGACGGGCTGGGCCCGTGGGTGGTCCGGGCGATGGGGGAGCAGGAGATCATCGGCCAGGGCGGCTGCTCCATTAAGGCTGGCGTGTTTTGGAATCTTGGCTACCGCTTCTCCGCCGATGTCCATGGCAGGGGCTATGCCACGGAGCTCTCACAGGAGGCCATCCGCCAAGCCAAGGCGCACCGGCCGGAGCTGCCCGTGGTCGCGTACCTGCTGGAACACAACGTTGCCTCGGCCCGGGTTGCCGAGAAGTTGGGCCTGACGCTGGTGCACCGCGGCCCCGACGCCGGCAACCCCGATCCCAAGGCGGTCCGCCTCGTGTACGCCGACCGGCCGCTGAGCCGGGAGGAACTTGCCACAACCATGGCCTAG
- a CDS encoding Cmx/CmrA family chloramphenicol efflux MFS transporter: MPFIIYLLSVAVFSQGTSEFMLAGLLPDIASDLEITLPQAGLLTSAFAVGMVAGAPLMAAISRKWPPRRALSIFLFVFIAMHVAGALTDSFGVLLATRVIAAFTNAGFLAVTLSTVSALVPVDRTARALAVILGGTTLALIAGVPAGAMIGALLDWRAALWGVAVISVPALIAVVVATPNRAASRTCGTASLMTEFRVLLHRRLMLPLVLCALVNGATFCAFTYLSPLVTDGAGLPAGLVPMVLGIFGIGSFLGVWAAGRFGDDHAKRILGIGGTGLLLGWIALAALSAIPVVLILLVLLQGALSFAVGSTLIAVSIRASTAAPTMSGSFATASLNIGAAVGPVLGGLVYATAAGATGPVLVSAGLILVAAIVYGFRGRVTSTAWASSPRAEHSSPVSLHR, from the coding sequence ATGCCGTTCATCATTTATCTCCTCAGCGTTGCCGTTTTCTCACAGGGAACGTCCGAATTTATGCTCGCCGGCCTGCTGCCGGACATCGCTTCTGATCTCGAAATCACTCTTCCACAAGCGGGTCTCCTGACGTCTGCTTTTGCTGTTGGAATGGTGGCAGGTGCCCCTCTGATGGCTGCGATCAGCCGAAAATGGCCGCCTCGTCGGGCGCTTTCAATTTTTCTGTTTGTTTTCATTGCCATGCACGTGGCCGGTGCGCTGACTGACAGCTTCGGCGTTCTCCTGGCCACGCGCGTCATTGCTGCTTTCACGAACGCCGGTTTTCTCGCCGTCACCTTGTCCACTGTTTCGGCCCTCGTGCCGGTGGATCGAACTGCAAGAGCGCTTGCGGTCATTCTGGGTGGGACGACTCTTGCATTAATTGCCGGAGTGCCGGCAGGTGCAATGATCGGCGCACTTCTGGACTGGCGTGCTGCCCTTTGGGGAGTAGCCGTCATCTCAGTTCCTGCCCTTATCGCGGTCGTCGTGGCCACTCCGAACCGGGCTGCCTCTAGGACTTGTGGCACGGCTTCGCTCATGACCGAGTTCCGCGTGTTGCTTCACCGGAGGCTCATGCTTCCACTGGTGCTTTGCGCATTGGTCAACGGAGCAACGTTCTGTGCCTTTACGTATTTGTCTCCGTTGGTTACGGACGGGGCCGGACTTCCGGCTGGATTAGTTCCCATGGTCCTAGGCATATTCGGGATCGGGTCTTTCTTGGGTGTGTGGGCGGCTGGCCGATTCGGTGATGACCACGCGAAACGTATCCTGGGCATTGGTGGAACTGGTCTACTTCTTGGTTGGATCGCATTGGCAGCGCTTTCAGCAATACCGGTTGTGCTGATTCTCTTGGTGCTGTTACAGGGGGCGTTGTCGTTTGCCGTGGGAAGCACATTGATCGCTGTTTCCATCCGGGCTTCCACTGCTGCGCCAACCATGTCGGGATCCTTCGCAACGGCGTCCCTGAACATTGGTGCTGCCGTGGGACCCGTTCTTGGCGGGCTCGTCTATGCAACCGCAGCCGGGGCTACCGGCCCTGTCCTCGTGAGTGCAGGGCTCATACTCGTGGCAGCCATCGTTTACGGATTTCGGGGGAGGGTCACTTCAACGGCGTGGGCTTCGAGCCCACGCGCCGAGCACTCGAGCCCCGTGTCGTTGCATCGATAG
- a CDS encoding NAD(P)H-binding protein produces the protein MKKVVIIGGHGKIALLLAPMLKDAGWEITSVIRNAAHIDDVAAAGAKPVLHDVASSSREELTEVLAGHDAVIWSAGAGGGSPERTYAVDRDAAIASMDAAAAAGVQRYLMVSYLGARTDHGVPPDNSFFAYAEAKAAADAHLRSSTLAWTILGPGALTLEEATGLIDPTPATAREADAPGNTSRANVALVTAAALQRPDTIMRTIEFSDGHVTIEEALTP, from the coding sequence ATGAAAAAAGTTGTCATCATCGGCGGGCACGGAAAAATTGCCCTGCTGCTGGCCCCTATGCTGAAGGACGCCGGGTGGGAGATCACCTCGGTGATCCGCAACGCCGCCCACATCGACGACGTCGCGGCTGCGGGCGCCAAACCCGTCCTGCACGACGTCGCATCCTCCTCCCGCGAAGAGCTCACCGAGGTGCTGGCCGGCCATGACGCCGTGATCTGGTCAGCAGGGGCGGGCGGTGGCAGCCCGGAACGGACCTACGCCGTGGACCGTGACGCGGCGATCGCCTCCATGGATGCCGCCGCGGCCGCCGGGGTGCAGCGCTACCTCATGGTTTCCTATCTGGGCGCCCGGACAGACCACGGCGTCCCGCCGGACAACAGCTTCTTTGCCTACGCCGAGGCGAAGGCTGCGGCTGATGCCCACTTGCGGTCGAGCACCCTGGCATGGACCATTCTGGGACCGGGTGCGCTGACCCTGGAAGAAGCCACCGGCCTGATCGACCCGACCCCGGCCACCGCCCGCGAGGCAGACGCACCGGGCAACACGTCCCGCGCCAACGTGGCCCTCGTGACGGCTGCCGCCCTGCAACGCCCTGACACGATCATGCGAACCATCGAGTTCAGCGACGGCCACGTGACAATCGAGGAAGCCCTCACCCCGTAA
- a CDS encoding Na+/H+ antiporter yields the protein MEQLILIVGLLFATVVAVGLGDKLKLPYPVLMLIMAGALTFIPGFPDLRIEPELILPIFLPPLLFATAQKSSWAVFRIRWRTILLLAVALVVVSTAAVAGAVWLLIPSIGIPAAIALGAMCAPPDPVAVESIAGRVHMPRRLITVLQSEGLFNDAAAIVIFQTAVASAMDGQPFGLGVIGKFLLGAALAIVVGMLFGWLTRVISKLITSSVARSAVTLVAPFAAYILAEEVHASGVIAVVVTALEIKRHARAEDATERITRAAFWDVVELLVTGLAFGLVGLEVREVIKIEGSAIWGMLPMAIGISVLVIVVRFLWFGLLALLSRKNDGDLPPTSLKDVVILTWCGMRGLATLALALALPVTLPGGGDFPARHEIIVVACAVLLTTLVLPGLTLPWLMRVLQATDDGTEEREAAKVLALRAQEAAIAALRDHELMKNLPPEKVALVKEKMKRLHAELLDGSLKNEGLDERRRRGRELAITVQTIALDAARTEVLNARNEADADPEVVDKVLRQLDLRTMITPEK from the coding sequence GTGGAACAGCTCATACTCATTGTCGGACTCCTTTTCGCCACTGTGGTTGCCGTGGGCCTGGGCGACAAGCTCAAGCTCCCGTACCCGGTCCTGATGCTCATCATGGCGGGTGCGCTGACCTTCATCCCGGGATTTCCGGACCTGCGGATTGAGCCCGAGCTGATTCTGCCGATCTTCCTTCCCCCGCTGCTCTTTGCCACGGCGCAGAAGAGTTCGTGGGCCGTCTTCCGGATCCGTTGGCGCACCATCCTCCTGCTGGCGGTGGCGCTGGTTGTGGTCTCCACGGCCGCCGTCGCAGGTGCCGTCTGGCTGCTGATCCCCAGCATCGGCATCCCGGCAGCCATCGCCCTCGGCGCCATGTGCGCCCCGCCGGACCCGGTCGCTGTGGAATCCATCGCCGGCCGCGTCCACATGCCGCGCCGGCTCATCACGGTGCTACAAAGCGAGGGCCTGTTCAACGACGCCGCAGCCATCGTCATCTTCCAGACGGCCGTGGCCAGCGCCATGGACGGGCAGCCGTTCGGACTGGGCGTCATCGGGAAATTCCTGCTCGGCGCCGCGCTAGCGATCGTGGTCGGCATGCTCTTTGGCTGGCTGACGCGCGTCATCAGCAAACTCATCACCTCTTCCGTGGCCCGCAGCGCCGTGACCCTGGTGGCGCCGTTCGCCGCGTACATCCTGGCCGAGGAGGTGCACGCCTCGGGTGTCATCGCCGTCGTAGTCACCGCCCTCGAGATCAAGCGCCATGCCCGCGCCGAGGACGCCACCGAACGCATCACCCGCGCCGCCTTCTGGGACGTGGTGGAACTCCTCGTGACGGGCCTCGCGTTTGGCCTGGTAGGTCTGGAAGTACGCGAGGTCATCAAGATTGAAGGCTCCGCGATCTGGGGCATGCTGCCCATGGCGATCGGCATCAGCGTCCTGGTGATTGTGGTCAGGTTCCTGTGGTTTGGCCTGCTGGCGCTGCTGTCTCGGAAGAACGACGGCGACCTGCCGCCAACCAGCCTCAAGGACGTCGTGATCCTCACCTGGTGCGGCATGCGCGGCCTGGCCACGTTGGCCCTGGCCCTCGCGCTGCCGGTCACGCTGCCCGGTGGGGGAGACTTCCCTGCCCGGCACGAGATTATCGTGGTGGCCTGTGCGGTCCTGCTCACCACCCTGGTGCTGCCCGGCCTGACCCTGCCGTGGCTCATGCGCGTGCTGCAGGCAACCGACGACGGCACCGAGGAACGTGAGGCTGCCAAGGTTCTGGCCCTGCGCGCCCAGGAAGCCGCCATCGCAGCCCTGCGCGACCACGAACTGATGAAGAACCTGCCGCCCGAGAAGGTCGCTCTCGTCAAGGAAAAGATGAAGCGCCTCCATGCCGAGCTGCTCGACGGCAGTCTGAAGAATGAAGGCCTTGACGAGCGCCGTCGTCGTGGGCGGGAACTAGCCATCACCGTCCAAACGATCGCCCTGGACGCGGCCCGCACCGAGGTCTTGAACGCCCGCAATGAGGCCGACGCCGATCCCGAGGTCGTGGACAAGGTGCTGCGGCAGCTGGATCTGCGCACCATGATCACCCCGGAAAAATAG
- a CDS encoding CoA ester lyase, with protein MSSTVGNEAIPAPVRTRNIPAEIARSWLLVPATRPEIFDEAAASRADAIVLDIEDAVDPKKKDDARADVINWLRNGGQAWVRINDVHSKFWADDVANLRNVPGLLGVMLAKTEQAEQVKETYHRLDGKTRVLALVESALGIEEANNIARAEGAFRLAFGSGDFRRDTGMSADREAMAYPRAKLVVASRVGNLPGPIDGPTVGTNHPILREQSAVTVSMGMTGKLCLAIDQTTIINEVISPTPSDVAWATDFMNDFRARGGVIRDGSDLPRLGRAEKIMKLAVAYGVQPAL; from the coding sequence ATGTCTAGCACCGTCGGCAACGAAGCCATCCCCGCACCCGTCCGCACCCGCAATATCCCGGCTGAAATCGCCCGCTCGTGGCTTTTGGTGCCCGCCACCCGCCCGGAGATCTTTGACGAGGCCGCAGCATCCCGCGCCGACGCCATTGTGCTGGACATCGAAGACGCCGTGGACCCCAAGAAGAAGGATGACGCCCGCGCCGACGTCATCAACTGGCTGCGCAATGGCGGCCAGGCCTGGGTCCGCATCAACGACGTCCACTCCAAGTTCTGGGCCGACGACGTCGCCAACTTGCGCAACGTCCCCGGACTGCTCGGCGTCATGCTCGCCAAGACCGAACAGGCCGAGCAGGTCAAGGAAACCTACCACCGCCTCGACGGCAAGACCCGCGTTCTGGCCCTGGTTGAATCTGCACTGGGCATAGAGGAAGCCAACAACATCGCCCGCGCCGAGGGCGCCTTCCGCCTCGCATTCGGCTCCGGCGACTTCCGCCGCGACACCGGCATGTCCGCCGACCGCGAGGCCATGGCCTATCCGCGCGCCAAGCTCGTCGTCGCCAGCCGCGTCGGCAACCTGCCCGGCCCCATCGACGGCCCCACGGTCGGCACCAACCACCCGATCCTGCGCGAACAGTCGGCCGTCACCGTCTCCATGGGCATGACCGGCAAACTCTGTCTGGCCATCGACCAGACCACCATCATCAACGAAGTGATCAGCCCCACCCCCTCTGACGTCGCCTGGGCCACCGACTTCATGAACGACTTCCGGGCCCGCGGCGGCGTCATCCGCGACGGCTCCGACTTGCCTCGCCTGGGCCGCGCCGAGAAGATCATGAAGCTCGCGGTCGCGTACGGCGTCCAGCCGGCGCTCTAG
- a CDS encoding MOSC domain-containing protein, which yields MNDATAHPGTVLAICRVHQLITTKTGFGVTGIDKRPADGPVKLKRFGVFGDAVGDTEHHGGPDQAIYAYSQEDADYWSAELGRPIPAGLFGENLRTQGVPTTRAVIGTRWRLGSALLEVTSPRVPCATFAERMAEPQWVKRFTQAGLVGTYLRVLEHGKAQAGDAISVEHVPAHGITVGKFFSNPTVEDVQTLQALEAAGELTLSGHFYARFPKILRGSFSN from the coding sequence ATGAATGACGCGACAGCACATCCCGGCACGGTCCTGGCCATCTGCCGGGTCCACCAGCTGATCACCACCAAGACCGGCTTTGGTGTGACGGGCATTGACAAGCGCCCTGCCGATGGTCCGGTTAAGCTGAAGCGCTTTGGTGTCTTCGGCGATGCCGTGGGCGATACGGAACACCACGGCGGGCCGGACCAGGCTATCTACGCCTATTCGCAGGAGGACGCCGACTACTGGAGCGCCGAGCTGGGCCGCCCCATCCCGGCAGGGCTGTTTGGCGAGAATCTGCGCACCCAGGGTGTGCCGACCACGCGCGCCGTGATCGGCACGCGGTGGCGCCTTGGCTCAGCCTTGCTGGAGGTCACCTCGCCGCGGGTTCCCTGCGCCACGTTTGCCGAGCGCATGGCCGAGCCGCAGTGGGTCAAGCGGTTCACACAGGCGGGCCTGGTGGGCACGTATCTTAGGGTGCTCGAACACGGCAAGGCGCAGGCGGGGGACGCCATCAGTGTGGAGCATGTGCCGGCCCATGGCATCACGGTGGGCAAATTCTTCAGCAACCCCACAGTGGAGGACGTCCAGACGCTGCAGGCCCTCGAAGCGGCCGGCGAGTTGACGCTGTCCGGACACTTTTACGCCCGCTTCCCCAAGATTTTGCGGGGCAGTTTCAGCAACTGA
- a CDS encoding MFS transporter has translation MAISPATSKTGLSETTPRAGVRSWIALAVLMLPVLLVSVDNTVLSFAIPSISLALTPSASELLWIIDIYPLVLAALLVPMGSMADRFGRRKLLLIGSTGFAVVSVFAAFAPNAGALIGYRALLGLFGAMLMPSTLSLIRNLFLHPGQRRTAIAVWAAGFSGGAALGPIVGGFILEHFWWGAVFLMSVPVLIPLLILAPIFVPESKDPNPGKIDVWSILLSFGAMVPTIFGIKEIAQSGFSVVNLALIVLGVGLGAVFVRRQMRRENPMMDVTLFKNPVFSGSVSANLLSIFALVGFLYFITQHLQLVVGLSPTHAAYVLVPGLAITVIFGLLAASLANHFRPSWLVVGGLLLNATAFLIVFLNSDGSVLGIIIAFAVLGAGVGTAETISNDLILSAAPPAKAGAASAISETAYEVGSVLGTAVLGSILAASYRMNVVIPEGVSADASNTASQTLGGAIDVAGTLPVEQGKALLESAKHAFDSGSGTVAMVSVVLMLAAALMCAWTLRSAVTAPEPVDH, from the coding sequence ATGGCGATATCACCAGCAACTTCCAAAACCGGTTTGTCCGAAACCACACCACGCGCCGGCGTCCGTTCCTGGATAGCCCTCGCGGTGCTCATGCTGCCCGTTTTGCTGGTGTCGGTGGACAACACCGTGCTGAGCTTCGCCATCCCCTCCATCTCCTTGGCACTGACCCCGTCAGCGTCCGAGCTGTTGTGGATCATCGACATTTACCCTCTGGTGCTTGCTGCGCTGCTCGTTCCAATGGGCAGCATGGCGGACCGGTTCGGCCGCCGCAAGCTCCTGCTTATCGGCAGCACCGGCTTCGCCGTGGTGTCCGTGTTCGCCGCCTTTGCCCCCAACGCCGGAGCACTCATCGGCTACCGCGCACTGCTCGGCCTCTTCGGCGCCATGCTGATGCCGTCAACCTTGTCGCTCATCCGCAACTTGTTCCTGCATCCGGGCCAGCGCCGCACGGCAATCGCCGTCTGGGCTGCCGGGTTCTCCGGTGGCGCCGCCCTGGGCCCCATTGTGGGCGGCTTCATTCTGGAGCACTTCTGGTGGGGCGCGGTGTTCCTGATGTCGGTTCCGGTACTGATCCCCTTACTCATCCTGGCCCCCATTTTTGTGCCTGAGTCCAAGGACCCGAACCCGGGAAAGATCGACGTGTGGAGCATCCTGCTCTCCTTCGGCGCCATGGTGCCCACGATTTTCGGCATCAAGGAGATCGCCCAGTCGGGCTTCTCCGTGGTCAACCTGGCCCTGATCGTGCTGGGCGTGGGCCTGGGCGCGGTCTTTGTGCGCCGTCAAATGCGCCGCGAAAACCCCATGATGGATGTGACGCTCTTTAAAAATCCGGTGTTCAGCGGCAGCGTCAGCGCCAACCTCCTGAGCATCTTCGCACTAGTCGGATTCCTGTACTTCATCACCCAGCACCTGCAGCTGGTGGTGGGCCTGTCCCCCACCCATGCCGCCTACGTGCTGGTTCCAGGCCTCGCCATCACCGTGATTTTCGGCTTGCTGGCAGCTTCCCTGGCAAACCATTTCCGGCCGTCCTGGCTGGTGGTGGGCGGGCTGCTGCTCAACGCCACGGCCTTCTTGATCGTGTTTCTCAACTCTGACGGCTCCGTGCTGGGCATCATCATTGCCTTTGCCGTCCTCGGCGCCGGCGTGGGAACGGCCGAAACCATCTCCAACGACCTCATCCTTTCGGCCGCCCCGCCCGCCAAGGCCGGCGCCGCCTCGGCCATTTCCGAGACGGCTTACGAAGTGGGTTCAGTGTTGGGAACCGCCGTGTTGGGCAGCATCCTGGCCGCTTCCTACCGGATGAATGTGGTGATTCCCGAGGGTGTTTCAGCTGATGCCAGCAACACGGCTTCGCAAACGCTGGGCGGCGCCATTGATGTGGCCGGCACACTGCCGGTTGAGCAGGGCAAGGCGCTGCTGGAATCGGCCAAGCACGCCTTCGACTCCGGTTCAGGCACGGTGGCCATGGTCAGCGTGGTGCTCATGCTCGCTGCCGCACTGATGTGCGCGTGGACCCTGCGCAGCGCGGTCACCGCCCCGGAGCCGGTGGACCACTAA
- a CDS encoding DEAD/DEAH box helicase → MPENLTENSAVVEEENELTFADMGIDGRVLSALSDVGYEKPSPIQAATIPLLLEGRDVVGLAQTGTGKTAAFAVPALSRMAELMDLNGPTKDTQILVLAPTRELALQVAEAFTSYAKHMDNFSVLPVYGGSAYGPQLAGLRRGAQVVVGTPGRVIDHLSKGSLDLSNLQYLVLDEADEMLRMGFAEDVEQILSKTPAEKQVALFSATMPGQIRRISKQYLNNPAEVTVKSKTTTGANTRQRYLQVMGPHKLDALTRVLEVEEFEGVIAFVRTKMATEDLADKLKARGFQAAAINGDIPQQQRERTIEALRSGKIDILVATDVAARGLDVERITHVINYDIPHDTESYVHRIGRTGRAGRSGDAILFMTPREKYLLRAIEKATRQPVDQMHLPSAETINSLRLGKFAEKITETLASQDVAKFRDLIASYEQEHDVPASEIAAALAVMAQGNQPLLVNDLPAAPEYQKKERSKDGFGSRGPTRTLTEGNATYRISVGRRQRVMPGSIVGAIANEGGLSSAQIGGIDIRADHTLVELPAELSKDQWRALSKTRISGELINLELDKGRRPSGGGGGAPYQAREERNDRGQGGFKKKFDGDRGGFRADRGSDRGQDRNDRGQGHTGHGGGDRRPRHEGGANYNAKGKW, encoded by the coding sequence ATGCCCGAAAACTTGACTGAAAATTCCGCTGTTGTGGAAGAAGAGAACGAACTTACTTTCGCTGATATGGGCATTGACGGCCGTGTGCTGTCTGCCCTGAGCGACGTTGGCTACGAGAAGCCCTCACCCATCCAGGCTGCCACCATCCCGTTGCTGCTTGAAGGCCGCGACGTTGTTGGCCTGGCGCAGACCGGAACCGGAAAGACGGCAGCATTCGCCGTTCCGGCACTGTCCCGCATGGCTGAGCTCATGGACCTTAACGGTCCCACCAAGGACACCCAGATCCTGGTCCTGGCCCCTACCCGTGAATTGGCACTTCAGGTTGCTGAAGCGTTCACGTCGTACGCCAAGCACATGGACAACTTCTCCGTGCTCCCCGTATACGGCGGCTCGGCCTATGGCCCGCAGCTTGCTGGCCTGCGCCGCGGTGCACAGGTTGTTGTCGGCACCCCCGGCCGTGTCATCGACCACCTCTCCAAGGGCTCCTTGGACCTGTCCAACCTGCAGTACCTGGTGCTGGATGAGGCCGATGAGATGCTGCGCATGGGCTTCGCCGAAGACGTCGAGCAGATCTTGTCCAAGACCCCGGCCGAGAAGCAGGTTGCCCTCTTCTCCGCCACCATGCCTGGCCAGATCCGCCGCATCTCCAAGCAGTACCTGAACAACCCGGCCGAGGTGACGGTCAAGTCCAAGACCACCACCGGCGCCAACACCCGTCAGCGCTACCTGCAGGTCATGGGCCCGCACAAGCTCGACGCACTGACCCGTGTGCTTGAAGTTGAAGAGTTCGAAGGCGTTATCGCGTTCGTGCGCACCAAGATGGCCACCGAGGACCTGGCTGACAAGCTGAAGGCCCGCGGCTTCCAGGCTGCCGCCATCAACGGTGACATCCCGCAGCAGCAGCGCGAGCGCACCATCGAGGCACTGCGCAGCGGCAAGATCGACATCCTGGTTGCCACGGACGTTGCCGCCCGTGGCCTGGATGTTGAGCGCATCACGCACGTGATCAACTACGACATCCCGCACGACACCGAGTCCTACGTGCACCGCATTGGCCGCACGGGCCGTGCCGGCCGTTCAGGTGACGCGATCCTGTTCATGACCCCGCGGGAGAAGTACCTGCTGCGCGCCATCGAGAAGGCCACGCGCCAGCCGGTGGACCAGATGCACCTGCCGTCCGCAGAGACCATCAACTCGCTGCGCCTGGGCAAGTTCGCTGAGAAGATCACCGAAACCCTGGCCAGCCAGGACGTTGCCAAGTTCCGTGACCTGATCGCCTCCTACGAGCAGGAGCACGACGTTCCGGCGTCGGAGATTGCTGCTGCCTTGGCCGTCATGGCCCAGGGCAACCAGCCGTTGCTTGTCAACGACCTGCCGGCAGCTCCCGAGTACCAGAAGAAGGAACGCTCCAAGGACGGCTTCGGCTCACGTGGCCCGACCCGCACCCTGACCGAGGGCAACGCCACCTACCGCATCTCGGTGGGTCGCCGCCAGCGTGTCATGCCCGGTTCCATCGTTGGTGCCATTGCCAACGAAGGCGGCCTGTCCTCCGCACAGATCGGCGGCATCGACATCCGCGCCGACCACACCCTGGTTGAACTGCCGGCAGAGCTGAGCAAGGACCAGTGGCGTGCACTGAGCAAGACCCGCATCAGCGGCGAGCTCATCAACCTCGAGCTGGACAAGGGCCGTCGCCCCTCCGGCGGAGGCGGCGGCGCCCCTTACCAGGCCCGTGAAGAGCGCAATGACCGCGGTCAGGGCGGCTTCAAAAAGAAGTTCGACGGCGACCGTGGCGGCTTCCGCGCGGATCGCGGCTCAGACCGTGGCCAGGACCGCAACGACCGCGGCCAGGGCCACACCGGCCACGGTGGCGGCGACCGCCGTCCCCGCCACGAGGGCGGCGCGAACTACAACGCCAAGGGCAAGTGGTAA